In a genomic window of Glaciimonas sp. PCH181:
- a CDS encoding acyltransferase, with translation MLKIIAAQCIVLHHLAFYGPMSDHVRPFAPMFIGWLDTYARIAVQVFLVTSGFLAAKSLAPAGMPGIADPLRVVWRRYVRLVPPFMVATALAVGASALAGAWMTHYSISAMPTLLQLAAHALLLHTVLGYESISAGAWYVAIDFQLYALLTCLIWMAGKLAVRRSVPWLVPCLVIGGVCASQWYFNRDARWDAWAIYFFGSYGLGVLAWWARDPARHRATVVLLAAAILLPTLGALMVDFRSRIAVALVVACALVCISRRQNHHFGPSWLRMGGMGSNVGKISYGVFLVHFPVCLIVNAIFTRFVPAQPLLQAFGMLLAWGSSMLAGAAFYRWVQLPLSRLSSRGVGRASADSAVPPFLQPTLSTLK, from the coding sequence CTGTTGAAGATTATCGCAGCGCAATGCATTGTCTTGCACCATTTAGCATTTTACGGCCCAATGTCAGACCACGTTCGCCCATTTGCGCCGATGTTTATCGGCTGGCTGGACACTTACGCACGTATCGCTGTGCAGGTCTTTCTGGTGACCAGCGGTTTTTTGGCCGCCAAGTCACTTGCGCCAGCTGGAATGCCGGGTATCGCTGATCCTTTACGCGTAGTGTGGCGGCGTTATGTTCGGTTGGTGCCGCCTTTTATGGTGGCAACGGCATTGGCGGTCGGCGCTTCTGCGCTAGCTGGCGCATGGATGACGCATTACTCTATTTCTGCGATGCCGACGTTGTTGCAACTGGCGGCGCACGCACTTTTGCTACATACCGTTCTGGGCTATGAGTCGATATCGGCCGGTGCCTGGTATGTTGCCATCGATTTTCAGCTATATGCTTTGTTAACATGTTTGATTTGGATGGCTGGCAAACTGGCTGTGCGACGAAGCGTGCCCTGGTTAGTACCGTGTTTGGTGATTGGCGGCGTTTGCGCCTCGCAGTGGTACTTTAATCGCGACGCCAGGTGGGATGCCTGGGCCATCTACTTTTTCGGCAGTTATGGGCTGGGTGTTCTGGCTTGGTGGGCGCGCGATCCGGCCCGTCACCGGGCGACCGTTGTGCTTTTGGCGGCGGCAATATTGTTGCCAACGCTTGGTGCATTAATGGTAGATTTTCGTAGTCGCATTGCTGTTGCTTTGGTAGTTGCCTGTGCGCTGGTGTGCATCAGCAGGCGTCAAAATCACCATTTCGGGCCTAGCTGGCTACGGATGGGCGGTATGGGCAGCAATGTCGGTAAAATATCTTATGGGGTATTTTTGGTGCATTTTCCCGTTTGTTTGATTGTGAACGCGATTTTTACGCGCTTTGTTCCTGCGCAACCGCTCTTGCAGGCATTTGGTATGTTGCTGGCGTGGGGATCGAGTATGCTGGCTGGCGCGGCATTTTATCGTTGGGTGCAGCTGCCGCTGAGTCGCCTGTCATCGCGTGGCGTCGGCCGGGCATCTGCGGATAGCGCCGTACCCCCTTTTTTGCAACCTACGCTTTCCACCTTAAAATAG
- a CDS encoding lipocalin-like domain-containing protein — protein MRYVFRRGWFSAILLGISILLTAGITNAAPPQFAQVTPDHPLTLPQDTGAHPDFRTEWWYATGWLTTPDGKPLGFQITFFRSATDHDRANPSAFAPTQLIIAHAALSDPSLGKLLHDQKSARAGFGLAYAKQSNTDVALDDWRIVRSPDGSYAVNVIARDFTLKLTLMPTQLPLLQGEGGYSRKGPKPAQASYYYSEPQLRVSGTVLRAGRDSQTGNDQAVTGIAWLDHEWSTSVLDADASGWDWLGANLDDGGALMAFQIRSRTGTKVWAHAALRDAGGKITQFGPDQVSFVPQRLWRSPRTDASYPVQSLLRTGPIEWLLKPLQDDQELDSRQSTGSVYWEGAVTVNRDGKSAGRGYFELTGYVKPLKF, from the coding sequence ATGCGATACGTTTTTCGGCGCGGTTGGTTTAGCGCGATTCTTCTAGGGATTTCGATATTGTTAACGGCTGGCATAACCAACGCTGCGCCGCCGCAATTTGCGCAAGTCACGCCAGATCACCCGCTGACATTGCCGCAAGATACCGGGGCGCATCCGGACTTTCGTACCGAATGGTGGTACGCAACGGGCTGGCTGACTACGCCGGATGGCAAACCGCTGGGATTTCAGATCACTTTTTTCCGCTCAGCGACCGATCATGATCGCGCCAATCCGAGTGCGTTTGCGCCGACTCAACTCATCATCGCTCATGCTGCGTTATCCGATCCAAGTTTGGGAAAATTGCTGCACGACCAGAAAAGCGCCCGTGCCGGTTTTGGTCTTGCCTATGCCAAACAGAGCAATACCGATGTGGCGCTAGACGATTGGCGTATCGTACGCAGCCCGGATGGCAGTTATGCGGTAAATGTTATCGCTCGTGATTTCACGCTGAAACTGACATTGATGCCGACACAGTTGCCATTGTTGCAAGGTGAGGGCGGTTATTCGCGTAAGGGGCCAAAACCTGCGCAGGCCAGTTACTACTACAGCGAGCCGCAATTACGCGTCAGCGGTACGGTTTTGCGCGCAGGTCGGGATAGTCAGACCGGGAATGACCAAGCCGTAACCGGCATCGCCTGGCTGGACCATGAATGGTCGACCAGCGTGTTGGATGCTGATGCGTCTGGCTGGGACTGGTTAGGCGCGAATCTGGATGACGGCGGGGCGCTGATGGCGTTTCAGATACGCAGCCGGACCGGCACCAAAGTCTGGGCACATGCAGCGTTGCGTGACGCTGGTGGAAAAATCACGCAGTTTGGCCCCGATCAGGTGAGTTTTGTACCGCAACGGCTATGGCGTTCGCCGCGCACTGACGCCAGTTATCCCGTGCAATCGTTATTGCGAACCGGGCCGATTGAATGGCTTTTGAAACCGTTGCAAGACGATCAGGAGCTTGATTCGCGTCAGTCGACCGGCTCGGTGTATTGGGAGGGGGCTGTTACGGTTAATCGCGATGGAAAATCCGCCGGGCGCGGCTATTTTGAATTAACCGGCTATGTAAAACCCTTGAAATTCTAA
- a CDS encoding membrane integrity-associated transporter subunit PqiC has translation MIAITSRRRSRSCLLSVASISAALLLAACSVAPTRFYTLATPSQLSTAKPTTQNIFIEVPPIGLPERLARPQLVVRSQNTRVDILEQDRWSSSFNYELRDALASGLANRLGAVDVTRGGRPAGSPAYRIAIELREFDAVPGDKVHALFGWTITRSDNGRSAACQLAVSEPVSAGMDALVAGVQRAVADAVTGIAGDVTTLAAGNPVQCKAM, from the coding sequence ATGATAGCCATAACCTCCCGCCGGCGGAGCCGTTCTTGCTTGCTCAGCGTCGCCAGCATCAGCGCAGCCCTACTTTTGGCAGCCTGTAGCGTTGCGCCGACGCGGTTTTATACGCTGGCAACGCCCTCGCAACTCAGCACCGCCAAGCCGACGACGCAGAATATTTTCATTGAAGTACCACCCATCGGCTTGCCGGAACGACTGGCCCGCCCACAGTTAGTGGTGCGATCACAAAATACCCGCGTCGATATTCTGGAACAGGATCGGTGGTCGTCGTCATTCAACTACGAACTCCGCGATGCTCTCGCCAGTGGGCTGGCAAACCGTCTAGGCGCGGTCGATGTCACACGCGGCGGTCGCCCGGCAGGTTCACCGGCCTATCGGATTGCGATTGAATTGCGAGAGTTCGACGCGGTACCGGGAGATAAAGTACACGCGTTATTCGGCTGGACCATTACGCGCTCTGACAACGGCCGCAGCGCCGCTTGTCAGTTGGCAGTGTCAGAACCGGTTAGCGCGGGCATGGATGCGCTGGTCGCCGGGGTCCAACGTGCAGTGGCAGACGCTGTGACGGGCATCGCCGGAGATGTCACAACGTTAGCCGCCGGGAATCCCGTGCAGTGCAAAGCGATGTAA
- a CDS encoding paraquat-inducible protein A, which translates to MRELPDLIACEGCDALYQKRPLGTDEIAICARCGTELERDSSRQRQRLLPLAVAGLITFIIANAFPIVEIELQGLRNQTTLFGAVLTLSAEGMTPVALLVLATTIVFPLMQLLFLIYLLIPRPDATHPPGFRWMVRAMQTLRPWGMIEVFLLGVLVAIVKLSNMATVLPDVALWAFGILTILLTAVISFDPRYFWQITPSPSAEKRYDNA; encoded by the coding sequence ATGCGTGAACTCCCCGATCTGATCGCTTGCGAAGGATGTGATGCGCTGTATCAGAAGCGCCCGCTCGGCACCGACGAAATTGCCATTTGCGCGCGTTGCGGTACAGAGCTTGAGCGCGATTCCAGCCGCCAGCGTCAACGCCTGCTGCCGCTGGCTGTTGCGGGTCTGATTACGTTCATCATCGCCAACGCATTTCCGATTGTGGAGATTGAACTGCAAGGATTGCGTAATCAAACCACGCTGTTTGGCGCTGTGTTGACACTCAGCGCAGAAGGCATGACGCCGGTTGCACTGCTGGTGCTGGCAACCACAATCGTGTTTCCACTGATGCAGCTGTTATTTCTTATTTACTTGTTAATCCCGCGCCCTGACGCCACGCATCCGCCGGGTTTTCGCTGGATGGTACGCGCTATGCAAACCCTGCGCCCGTGGGGCATGATCGAAGTTTTTTTGTTGGGCGTGTTGGTCGCAATCGTCAAATTATCCAATATGGCGACTGTCTTGCCGGACGTTGCGCTGTGGGCCTTTGGCATATTAACCATCTTATTAACCGCGGTCATTTCATTCGATCCCCGCTATTTCTGGCAGATAACGCCGTCCCCCAGTGCGGAGAAACGCTATGACAACGCCTGA
- a CDS encoding paraquat-inducible protein A, whose protein sequence is MTTPDPLHAYSREPDAPDEDIAVETAANRNMMSCHHCATVWQDVAEHDRCGRCNTPLHLRKPDSFNRTWALLFAACLMYLPANLMPVMITRSLLGVQQDTIMSGVIYFWVSGDWELAAIIFIASFLVPLFKLSAMILMTFTAQKHSRWRRLERAKLYRIVEVIGRWSMLDVFVVSLLAGLVQISGFARITAGIGVAAFGSVVVLTMLASLTFDPRLTWDKTADSLDLERSQNPLKEQNE, encoded by the coding sequence ATGACAACGCCTGACCCACTTCACGCATATTCCCGTGAACCGGATGCCCCGGACGAGGACATTGCCGTGGAAACCGCTGCCAACCGCAATATGATGTCCTGCCATCATTGCGCCACGGTCTGGCAAGACGTCGCAGAGCACGATCGCTGCGGTCGCTGTAATACACCTTTGCACCTGCGAAAACCTGATAGCTTCAATCGTACCTGGGCCTTACTGTTCGCTGCTTGCCTGATGTATCTTCCTGCCAATCTGATGCCGGTCATGATTACCAGATCGCTATTAGGCGTCCAGCAAGACACCATCATGAGCGGCGTGATTTATTTTTGGGTCTCCGGAGACTGGGAACTGGCGGCAATTATTTTTATAGCGAGTTTTTTAGTCCCCCTATTTAAACTCAGTGCCATGATTTTAATGACCTTTACCGCGCAAAAACATAGCCGCTGGCGTCGACTGGAACGTGCAAAGCTCTATCGCATCGTTGAAGTGATCGGACGCTGGTCAATGCTGGATGTATTTGTCGTATCGTTGCTGGCAGGCCTTGTACAAATTAGCGGTTTCGCCCGCATCACGGCGGGCATCGGCGTCGCGGCTTTTGGCTCCGTCGTTGTGTTGACCATGCTGGCATCACTAACTTTCGACCCTCGTCTGACCTGGGACAAGACTGCCGACAGTCTTGATCTGGAGAGGTCACAGAATCCACTGAAAGAACAAAATGAGTGA
- a CDS encoding DUF3820 family protein, whose amino-acid sequence MQPEALALLVTWEMPYGKYKGRLIADLPGHYLGWFAREGFPSGELGALLALMYELDHNALRHLLDPLRKKDRKQTF is encoded by the coding sequence ATGCAACCTGAAGCTTTAGCCCTTTTAGTGACCTGGGAAATGCCGTATGGCAAATACAAAGGGCGACTGATCGCGGATTTACCCGGACATTATCTTGGCTGGTTTGCGCGTGAAGGCTTTCCGTCTGGTGAGCTGGGCGCGCTGCTTGCGCTGATGTATGAGCTAGACCACAACGCGTTGCGACATTTGCTTGATCCTTTGCGTAAAAAGGATCGAAAGCAAACTTTTTAA
- a CDS encoding FtsX-like permease family protein codes for MKPSVKSGFSNIPLLSRWLLFAEWRAYPVRSLVAVIAIALGVSLGYAVDLINGAAFNEFSAAARSLSGLADLQVRGVQPLFDDALYPQIARQKGVALASPVLELDVTVPSLPGVPDAPGQHSALKVLGIDVFRAALIAPDLTGVPSVDHPFDTLSDDAIFLSPAAQEWLKVHPGDQLALRSGTGIVTLRVAGGLVRARAGQRIGVMDIAAAQWRFGRIGKLSGIDLRLAPGVNRDAFRRTLLAQMQGQLQVSEIQDQENRTNNMSRAYRVNLNVLALVALFTGAFLVFSTQALSVIRRRAQFALLRVLGLTRGQLLRQILLEGGLLGGLGSLLGLALGYAMAATALHFFGGDLGGGFFRGVQPSVQFDAPAAFIFLALGTGIALLGSLAPALEASRARPAAALKSGSGEVALARLATAWPALLCLLVAALLTQMPPLFDLPIFGYFAVALMLIGGIALMPRLASWVFPIVQKLSLKTRSGVIRTLALARLANVPGHASIALGGVLSSFSLIVAMAIMVSSFRVSVDNWLAQLLSADLYARSASSGDTGAMRSPEQFLLAAVPGVKRANFSHTSTLTLDPARPPVTLLAREIDASDPARSVPITGKVLLPAAIPPDALPIWVSEAMRDIYGYQLGQRVQLPIGAHVQSFVVAGIWRDYARQTGAIQLRLGDYRRLTGDTDATEVALILQQDAKPNAVIAAMRKLPFGASLEFSAPGDIRALSLKIFDRSFAVTYLLEVVAIVIGLFGVAATFSAQTLARTQEFGMLRHVGVTRRQILAVLALEGCLLTALGIAVGFLLGWAISLILVFIVNPQSFHWTMQLHMPWQGLGWVALLLLISATLTAVVSGLRAVAMDAVRAVREDW; via the coding sequence ATGAAACCATCAGTAAAATCCGGTTTCAGCAATATTCCTCTGTTGTCGCGTTGGTTGCTGTTTGCCGAGTGGCGCGCTTATCCAGTGCGGTCATTGGTAGCGGTGATCGCCATCGCGCTGGGGGTGTCGCTGGGCTATGCTGTGGATTTGATTAACGGTGCTGCCTTTAATGAATTTTCTGCCGCCGCAAGAAGTTTATCTGGCTTGGCCGACTTGCAGGTGCGCGGTGTGCAGCCGCTGTTTGATGACGCGCTGTATCCGCAAATTGCGCGTCAAAAAGGCGTGGCGTTGGCTAGTCCGGTATTGGAGCTCGATGTTACAGTGCCCAGTTTGCCCGGTGTGCCTGATGCTCCCGGTCAGCACAGTGCGTTGAAAGTCCTTGGCATAGATGTCTTTCGTGCAGCCTTGATTGCGCCCGATCTGACTGGCGTGCCCAGCGTTGATCATCCGTTCGATACGCTCTCCGATGATGCAATATTTCTGTCCCCTGCGGCGCAAGAGTGGTTAAAAGTCCATCCGGGCGATCAACTGGCGTTGCGCAGTGGCACGGGTATTGTCACGTTGCGGGTTGCCGGCGGCTTGGTGCGGGCAAGGGCAGGTCAGCGAATTGGGGTCATGGACATTGCTGCTGCGCAATGGCGCTTTGGTCGCATAGGAAAACTATCCGGGATTGATCTCCGGCTGGCACCGGGCGTGAATCGGGATGCGTTCCGCCGCACTCTGCTGGCGCAGATGCAGGGGCAATTGCAGGTGTCGGAAATTCAGGATCAAGAAAATCGTACCAATAATATGTCCCGCGCTTATCGGGTCAATCTGAATGTGCTGGCGCTGGTGGCGCTGTTTACTGGCGCATTTTTGGTTTTCTCCACGCAGGCGTTGTCTGTGATTCGGCGGCGGGCGCAGTTTGCCTTGTTACGGGTTTTAGGCCTGACGCGTGGTCAGTTATTGCGTCAGATTTTGCTGGAAGGTGGTTTGCTTGGCGGGTTAGGATCGTTGTTGGGATTGGCTTTAGGCTACGCGATGGCGGCGACGGCATTGCATTTTTTTGGCGGCGATCTGGGCGGCGGATTTTTTCGTGGCGTGCAGCCTAGCGTACAGTTTGATGCTCCGGCGGCATTCATTTTTCTGGCGCTCGGCACCGGGATTGCGCTGTTGGGAAGTCTGGCCCCGGCGCTTGAAGCATCGCGTGCAAGACCAGCGGCGGCCCTTAAATCCGGTAGCGGCGAGGTGGCTTTAGCGCGTCTGGCGACCGCATGGCCAGCGTTGCTTTGTTTACTAGTGGCCGCGCTGTTGACGCAAATGCCGCCTCTGTTCGATTTGCCTATCTTTGGCTATTTCGCGGTGGCCTTGATGCTGATCGGTGGGATTGCGTTAATGCCGCGTTTGGCGTCATGGGTATTTCCCATTGTGCAGAAGCTCAGCTTAAAAACACGCAGCGGCGTGATCAGAACGTTGGCGCTGGCCAGGTTAGCCAACGTGCCGGGCCATGCATCTATTGCACTGGGCGGCGTGTTATCCAGTTTTAGTCTGATTGTGGCGATGGCGATTATGGTGTCAAGCTTTCGGGTCTCGGTGGACAATTGGCTGGCGCAATTGTTGTCTGCTGATTTATATGCACGCTCTGCCAGCAGCGGCGATACCGGCGCGATGCGCAGTCCCGAGCAGTTTTTACTGGCGGCTGTGCCGGGTGTTAAACGCGCTAATTTCTCGCATACATCGACCTTAACCCTTGATCCGGCGCGGCCGCCTGTGACGCTGCTTGCGCGAGAAATCGATGCATCCGATCCGGCGCGCAGTGTGCCGATCACTGGCAAAGTTCTTTTACCAGCGGCGATACCGCCGGATGCGTTGCCGATCTGGGTGTCCGAGGCGATGCGCGATATCTACGGCTATCAACTCGGTCAGCGCGTGCAATTGCCGATAGGCGCGCATGTGCAGTCGTTTGTGGTGGCGGGTATCTGGCGTGACTATGCGCGGCAAACAGGGGCGATTCAGCTACGGCTAGGTGATTATCGGCGTCTGACTGGCGATACCGATGCAACCGAAGTCGCGCTTATCTTGCAGCAGGATGCCAAACCGAACGCCGTCATTGCCGCCATGCGTAAGCTGCCATTTGGCGCATCGCTAGAATTTTCTGCGCCGGGCGATATTCGCGCACTTAGTTTGAAAATTTTCGATAGAAGTTTTGCTGTCACGTATTTGCTTGAGGTGGTTGCGATTGTGATTGGTTTGTTCGGCGTGGCGGCGACATTTTCGGCGCAAACGCTGGCGCGGACTCAGGAGTTCGGTATGTTGCGCCATGTTGGCGTCACGCGGCGGCAGATTCTGGCGGTGTTGGCGTTGGAAGGGTGTTTGCTGACCGCGCTGGGGATCGCGGTTGGTTTCTTGCTGGGATGGGCGATCAGTTTAATCCTGGTGTTTATCGTCAATCCGCAATCTTTTCACTGGACCATGCAATTGCATATGCCGTGGCAAGGTTTGGGATGGGTCGCGTTGTTGCTGCTGATTTCTGCCACGCTGACTGCCGTTGTGTCGGGCTTGCGGGCGGTGGCGATGGATGCAGTGCGGGCAGTGCGGGAGGATTGGTGA
- a CDS encoding intermembrane transport protein PqiB, with amino-acid sequence MSEEKQPSSAPDLPTPKLKRPRDWLPSLVWLIPIVAAIVGLTLVAKILVERGPVITVTFHTAEGLEAGKTKVKYKDVDIGTVDKISLSKDHSHVIATVQLLKDAKSFTAKDARFWVVRPRVAASGISGLGTLLSGAYIGADAGSSEETKDDFIGLEVQPIVTRDSAGQQYLLHSSDIGSLDIGSPVYYRRIKVGQLSAYDLDSDGKGVTLRIFINSPYEKFVGKNTRFWHASGFDMQINSSGFKLRTQSLATVVLGGIAMQAPDGGIGPVAKENTAFVLAEDQNMAMKAPDGVPETVLLYFNQSLRGLSPGATVDFRGVELGEVKSIGIEYDNKKREFLMPVLVEIYPQRLGRHIFEDGEESKYTQQERLQYMISRGLRAQLRTGNLLTGQIYVALDFFPKAPPVKVDTTKIPLELPTIPNSLDEIQSQIADIARKLSKVPFDQIGSDLQKTLGTLNRTLINAEQLTKTLNTDVAPEVAAAMKDVRKTLNAAEQTLSADAPLQQDLRQTLQEVARSAASVRVLTDYLERHPESLIRGKKEETK; translated from the coding sequence ATGAGTGAAGAAAAGCAACCATCGTCGGCGCCGGATCTGCCTACGCCAAAACTAAAACGTCCGCGTGATTGGCTGCCCTCACTGGTCTGGCTGATTCCGATTGTCGCAGCCATAGTCGGTCTGACGCTGGTGGCAAAGATATTGGTAGAGCGTGGCCCCGTGATTACGGTGACGTTCCATACGGCAGAAGGTCTGGAAGCCGGAAAAACCAAAGTAAAGTACAAAGACGTGGATATCGGCACGGTGGATAAAATTTCGCTTAGCAAAGATCATTCGCACGTCATCGCCACCGTGCAGCTACTTAAGGATGCCAAAAGCTTTACCGCGAAAGATGCACGGTTCTGGGTGGTGCGGCCACGCGTTGCTGCGTCTGGGATATCTGGCCTCGGCACCTTATTGTCCGGAGCTTACATCGGCGCAGATGCTGGCAGTTCTGAAGAGACCAAAGATGACTTCATCGGGCTAGAAGTCCAGCCGATCGTCACGCGGGATTCCGCTGGTCAGCAATATCTGTTGCACTCCAGCGATATCGGCTCACTGGATATCGGCTCACCGGTTTACTATCGCCGCATCAAGGTTGGGCAATTATCGGCTTACGATCTGGACAGCGATGGCAAAGGGGTCACATTACGGATTTTTATTAACTCTCCGTATGAAAAATTTGTCGGCAAGAATACCCGCTTCTGGCATGCCAGCGGCTTCGATATGCAGATCAATTCAAGCGGTTTTAAGCTGCGCACCCAATCCTTGGCAACTGTCGTACTGGGCGGGATTGCGATGCAAGCGCCAGATGGCGGGATCGGCCCAGTCGCTAAGGAAAACACGGCATTTGTGCTAGCCGAAGATCAAAATATGGCCATGAAAGCACCCGATGGCGTGCCTGAAACCGTATTGCTTTACTTTAATCAGTCGCTGCGTGGACTATCCCCGGGCGCAACCGTCGATTTCCGCGGTGTTGAGCTAGGTGAAGTCAAATCCATTGGAATTGAATACGACAACAAAAAACGTGAATTTCTAATGCCGGTGCTGGTGGAAATTTATCCGCAGCGCCTTGGACGTCATATTTTTGAGGATGGAGAGGAATCAAAGTATACCCAGCAAGAGCGCTTGCAATACATGATCTCGCGCGGCTTGCGCGCGCAGCTACGCACGGGTAATTTGCTGACTGGTCAGATTTATGTCGCACTCGACTTTTTCCCGAAAGCACCGCCGGTAAAAGTAGACACGACCAAAATACCGTTAGAGTTGCCAACGATTCCGAACAGCCTGGACGAAATCCAATCGCAAATCGCCGATATTGCACGTAAGCTCAGCAAAGTGCCATTTGACCAGATCGGCAGCGATCTGCAGAAAACACTGGGAACGCTGAATCGTACCCTCATCAACGCCGAGCAATTGACCAAGACGCTCAATACCGACGTTGCCCCGGAAGTCGCCGCCGCGATGAAAGATGTACGCAAAACGTTGAATGCGGCAGAGCAAACCCTGTCTGCGGATGCGCCCCTACAACAGGATCTGCGCCAGACATTGCAGGAAGTCGCGCGTTCAGCCGCTTCGGTGCGGGTGTTGACCGATTATCTGGAACGACATCCCGAATCATTGATTCGTGGCAAAAAAGAGGAAACTAAATGA
- a CDS encoding TAXI family TRAP transporter solute-binding subunit has product MALQNTLLKQQESAKRIKARFVAISWRDLAISFGPIVLLAIVAIWLAIWLIDPAPPKTITITTGPEHSNFWNDAQKYRKILARNGVTLKIVMSEGSLDNLKKLNDPTTGVDIGFVQGGLAADMSTDSLMSLGSIAYVPVSVFYRGKETIDRLSELSGKRVAIGLQGSGSRVLALTLLKANGIVPGGKTALLDMGGDEAAKALTDGKIDAAFLMGDSAAPPTMGKLLRAPGVRLLDFAQASGYARRFSYLNELKIPKGVFDFGRNIPDHDIRLIAPTAELVARENLHPALSDLLIDAAKEVHSGANVLQRANEFPAPLAHEFRISDDATRYYKSGKGFFYRTLPYWLASLVDRTVVVLLPLILLLIPAFKLVPLLYGWRIKSRIYRWYGSLIALERGPVAHTPEEHAEMLQRLDQIEEAVNRMKMPLAFADQFYVLREHIGFVRTRLASSN; this is encoded by the coding sequence ATGGCCCTTCAAAACACACTTCTCAAACAGCAAGAATCCGCGAAACGCATTAAGGCGCGCTTCGTCGCCATTTCGTGGCGCGATCTGGCGATTAGCTTCGGCCCGATTGTGCTGCTAGCGATAGTCGCTATCTGGCTAGCCATCTGGCTGATCGATCCCGCGCCGCCCAAAACAATCACCATCACGACCGGACCAGAGCATAGTAACTTTTGGAACGACGCGCAGAAATATCGCAAAATACTGGCGCGCAACGGCGTTACGTTGAAAATCGTGATGTCGGAAGGGTCGTTAGACAATCTCAAAAAATTAAATGATCCGACTACCGGTGTCGATATCGGATTTGTACAGGGCGGGCTTGCTGCTGATATGTCGACCGACAGTCTGATGTCGCTGGGAAGTATTGCGTATGTGCCGGTTTCCGTATTTTATCGCGGCAAAGAAACCATAGACCGTTTGTCTGAGTTGAGCGGAAAACGTGTCGCTATCGGTTTGCAAGGAAGCGGTTCGCGGGTATTGGCACTGACCTTATTGAAAGCCAATGGCATTGTTCCGGGCGGCAAGACTGCGTTGCTGGATATGGGCGGCGATGAGGCTGCCAAGGCGCTGACTGACGGTAAGATCGATGCCGCATTTTTGATGGGCGACTCTGCCGCACCGCCGACGATGGGCAAGTTGTTGCGGGCACCGGGAGTTCGTCTGCTGGATTTTGCACAGGCGAGCGGCTATGCGCGGCGTTTTAGCTATTTGAATGAACTCAAAATCCCTAAAGGAGTGTTTGATTTTGGCCGGAATATTCCCGATCATGACATTCGTTTGATCGCGCCGACGGCGGAATTGGTGGCGCGTGAGAACTTGCATCCGGCCTTATCGGATTTATTGATCGATGCCGCGAAAGAGGTGCACAGCGGTGCCAATGTGTTGCAACGCGCTAACGAGTTTCCAGCGCCACTGGCGCACGAGTTTCGTATCAGCGACGACGCCACACGGTATTACAAATCAGGTAAAGGATTTTTTTATCGCACCTTGCCGTACTGGCTTGCCAGTCTGGTTGATCGTACCGTGGTGGTCTTGTTGCCGTTGATTTTGTTGCTGATTCCGGCATTTAAGTTGGTCCCGTTGCTATACGGCTGGCGCATTAAATCAAGAATTTATCGCTGGTATGGTTCGTTGATTGCATTGGAGCGGGGGCCTGTCGCGCATACACCGGAAGAACATGCCGAGATGCTGCAACGTCTGGATCAGATCGAAGAGGCGGTGAATCGCATGAAAATGCCGCTGGCCTTTGCCGATCAGTTTTATGTGCTGCGCGAGCATATCGGCTTCGTTCGTACCAGACTGGCCAGCAGCAACTAG
- a CDS encoding acyl-CoA thioesterase: MIASPSHELTMTVLMTPDMANFSGNVHGGTVLKFLDSVAYACASRYSGTYVVTLSVDQVVFREPIHVGELVTFLASVNYTGTTSMEIGIKVVTENIQKRLVRHANSCYFTMVAVDEFRKPIPVTPLEPVTEEQRERFNNALVRRDFRKKIEASRIKSV, translated from the coding sequence ATGATCGCTTCTCCTTCGCACGAACTGACGATGACCGTGCTGATGACGCCGGATATGGCGAATTTTTCCGGCAATGTCCATGGTGGCACGGTACTTAAATTTCTCGATAGCGTGGCCTACGCTTGCGCCAGCCGGTATTCAGGAACGTATGTTGTGACATTGTCGGTCGATCAGGTAGTTTTTCGTGAGCCGATTCATGTGGGCGAGTTGGTGACTTTTCTGGCATCGGTGAATTACACCGGCACGACTTCGATGGAAATCGGTATTAAAGTCGTCACTGAAAACATCCAGAAACGCTTGGTCAGGCACGCAAATAGTTGCTACTTTACGATGGTTGCGGTCGACGAATTCCGTAAGCCTATCCCGGTGACGCCATTGGAGCCGGTGACAGAAGAACAACGCGAACGCTTTAACAATGCGTTGGTGCGGCGCGATTTCCGTAAAAAAATCGAAGCCAGCCGCATTAAAAGCGTCTAG